The genomic region cttgggctctgataGTCTGTGAGACTGCAGCAGCAACTTGGAGGAGGACAGGGAGATTGGTGAGAGATGCCAGTCACGTGGCTGTGCAAACCTGGGGGAGTCATCCACGCTATCCTCTGGCTAGGAGGAGAGAGTGGTGTTTGACAGTGTACACACATGAGTTATTCTAtaagcctggggtcctgggaagACAGGTCAGTCCTAAGAGGAAGCCCCTTCTATAGTTCTTTCATCTTCATACCTCAGGTCTGTTTCAAAATCCTATCTGGAGGATCTGGACCCAATAGAAAATTCAGTTAATCCCCCTGAAGGGTCACTGAAAACTAGATACCTGAATTGGCCAGAGAATGATGTTCATGTCCCCATGGATACCCTGCAGAGAGTACATGGGGCCGCTGCCGCCGGTGGTGATGGAAAGCACTGCCTTCTTATTCTGGAAAAGAAACGTCATTAGCACCCACAGCTCTTTGGTGACAGGGAGTTAATGAGACAGCCCcagggaaaagaatataaaagtccccccacaccccaccccgctGCTGCCTAGATCAGCTCCTTGTATTACTTCATACATTGGCTCTTCTGAGCCGTGCAGTATGACTCTGCAAAAGTACCAGCCTGGAAAGTGGTACGCAGAGGGGCAGGCCCAGGATTCCACACTCTTGCATGTGGCAAGTCAGGTGAAGGCTGTCACGGTAATGCAAAATCAGTGCTGACTGCTGGTGCCTAGGTGGAGTATTTTAAATCTGTCTCCTCACAGTACTAGGCATGTGTTGATCTAGTGTATTGCTCAAGCTTGTGATCAATGTGTATTGATCATGCTTTGATCTAGGTCTCAAAAATGCTTCTTGTATAGTTTTAGGTGTCTAGAAAATGAAGACAGACTCCTTTTTTTAATGGACAAGTTCAAACATATCAGTACATAAAGAGAAAATAGTGTAATGATATATCCACCAACCTGCTTTAAATCTCAGTATTTTGCCATTCTAGGTTTATCTAATCTCCATATATCTCTCCCAAAGGGACCTGGAGCCTGACTGTGGTATCTAACTGCACTCAAAACTCTGTCTCAAGACAGAATCTTCCTAAAATCCaggcattaggaaaaaaaaacaattatccACCTACCCGGAAAGGCCCCTTATCATACATGGCGGCATACGTGTAAGCAAACTCCCCTATGAGCACCCGCTCAAACCAGCCTTTCAGGATGGCAGGAACTCCAAACCACTGCAGGGGGAACTGAGGGACAGAGGACAGAGAGGTTAGATCGGGAGTACCCCCAGCACAGAAGGTTCAGTGCGTAGCTGCTGTCCATGACATCACTGAGGGGCAAACTTTCTTCAGGCCCTGTCATTCCTCTTGGAGAAGGTAGAacattcaagaaaagaaaattttaaagaaaaccattGTCCTTAGTCAGTCAACTAGACACTCCTGTGCCTATGTACAAATAACAAATACCGGGTGGGTGTGAAGAGAGCCATGTGAAATAAAGACTTGTTTCTGTGAAATCACGTTTGGCAGCAAAGTCTAAACAGCAAGGATTGCAGGCAAAGTTGGCCTCAGTGTGTGACACCTAAATCAATATTTTCTTAAGAACTTGCTTCAGTGGGTGTGGTATCATAAATATGAAACCTGTACCTTGTGCTCACAGATGTAAAATCCTATCATTTAGAATAAACAGAACCACTCACAAATGCTACCAAATGATCAGCGTAACCAAGGTTCATCAGGGAATTCTCACAAGAAGGACCTACTGGGGCTCTTGTCCTGGTAAAAGTCGAGCAAGGCCATACCAGTATTTCTTCTTGACTCACTTAAAGGCTATGATGACAGGAACATGCCCAGAGGTTAAAAGAAAAAGCTAGGACAGAGAAGAAATTTGTAGGACTTGGTAGTTCTCTCTTTGAAGAGTGGTAGACCTacaggaaagagaggaaggaagtaaAGTTTTGGACACGATTGAGAATGAGACCTGCATTCTTACCCTGAATCTGCCAATAATGTGAGGCATGACCTCTGCCACACAAGCCCCTTCCTCATCCGTAAAAAGAGGGGCTTGAGGGGTCTCTAGTAGCTTCTCATATTCTCACATTTAAGATGCCCCAGTTGTGACGGGCCATATCTGCCACTTTTAGGATGTGTAGGTTATTCAAGCAAGTAGATTTGGTCCCCTGTGAATGCTCTACAGTGAGGTCTGAAAATAGAATTGATTGGCTTGCTTGATATTAAACGTTTACTCTCTcaagttccttttggagaagtgAAACAACTGAGCAGGGCCTAGCCCATGTGGCACATTGGTAGGAATGAAGGCAGTCCTTCCTCAGGACATTAGTTTTAATGTTGCCAGACTATCATTTCTAGCACACTGCTTTTGCTGGAATAAGACTCTTCCTGTCATCTGTTGCAAAACTGATATAATAAATATGCAAATCTGTGGAGTTTACATTGCCCTTCATTGTGTTGCTATTTTGCAGTGTGCAACCTATACAGTTGTACTGGTAGTAAAGAAAATGTGTGCATTGGATAGAAGCTGAATTGAAAGGCTGTcctttccaattttaaaatatggtgatTCTTAGAAGCAGAACTGACAGTTGCTACTGCTCACCGCCTTGGCTGTGCTGCAATAAAAGAGAGTGGAAAATGTAGACCAAAAAGGGATCCTTTGGGGCACCAGCTAATGTTACATGGCTTTGATTCATAGCAACAGATAGAATAAGGGACTTCAAAGGTTAGAGTCTTTGCAGCTGATTGAATAACTGCAAAAATCACAGCCAGTATCAAACTTCTTATGAAGTTTCCAGTGTTGCATATATTCCATGTTTAATACTAAAAGGCTGGTTGGGATTGGTAGCAGCAAAGTCACTGAGTACAGTCCAGTGTTGTCAGGAAAGGTGACTTACAAGAAGCATACCCAGTTTCAGTACTGACTGCTAAATGGTGAGGCAGCTTCCAGGAGGAGAAAGGCCATGGTTTTGCTGCTAGAACACATTAAGCAGGGCAGTGCACACTGCACTGGGAGCTCCCATCGCGGAGAAGTCGAACTCTCATGCCTCACTCTACAAAACTGTTTTCAGGATGCTTATGGAGATGGGGTGAGAACTGCAAACTTGAGTGATTCCATGAGAAATTACTAATTGAAGAAAAGACTAAACACTCGGAAAAAGAGTTCAAGGTTCACATGCCATCTCTGCAGTCACAGTCATACTTTCAAAGAATACACAGCCAGCTTCATAACATCTATAAATATGTGTAATACTGCACCTTTGAAGTAATTATCCTTCTTTAAGGAGAGTATGGTCAAGGGGCTGTGACTTTCCTAAGACCACATAGCTAATTAGGTGTCAGGTCTGGGACAAAAAAACGCAAGTGTCTCAACACCCCTTCTGATGTCTTACCACACCTGAAAAATCACAAGGTCTGCAGCTTCCAGCTTCTTTTGTTCGGCCACAATATCTGGGCTCAGACGGCCTTCTTTATAAGCTAAAACAGTCTCTGCAGGATACTGAAAGTTCCCGGGGTCCTTCAGTTTACctgcagagaggaaaagagaagctgACGCCAGAGGGCCAAGGCGGGGCCAGAAAGCCCACAAGGGAGAAGTTCCACAAAGACCTAATTAAAGGGGAGAGCCGCTCCCACCTGTGATGTCCTTTCTGGAGATGACTGGATTGAAGTTCATGGCATACAGGTCCGACACAGTGACCTCCCATCCTTTCCTCTTCAAAGCCTCTATGGCAGCCTCCTTCATGGCATAGTTGAAGGATGTCCTCTCTGAGTGGGCCAGTACGATCAGTGCTTTTCTGACTATTTAGACACACACAAGGCACATGGAGAAAATCAGTCACCAACCAGCAAAGCTCAGGCTGCAGGGGAGCCCAGCTGGGCTCCTTAATGGAAGACGTGATTTCATTAGACACTGGGTTATGCAACCCATCCactgaatccagaaatatattttctccttATAAGTACCATCGATCAAAGGAGCGATTTTTAGCTCACTGGGAAAACAGTAGCTAATCTAATAAATGGTGTTGGCATACTTAATCAACCAtctgcataaaaataaaattatcctcTTAGAAACCTAAGGTGTTAGAGGTCAGTACAGTGGTTATCCTCCATCAGGGAATAATGACTGGAAGGGGACAAAGCCCCTGAGGTGCTGTctgtgttctgtttttttaaatatttatagggcttcgctgggtcttaattgcagcacttGGGAATCTATGGTCTTCATTACAGCTTGAAGGATTGTtggggcctgtgggatctagtttcctgaacCCGGACCccatgcattgggagcacagagtcttagccactggaccaccagggaagtcccctgttctGTTTCTTGAAATGGATGCAGATTATACAAGCATGTGTTCAGTTGGTGAAAATTCACTTAGAACTTGTACACTTTCCAGTGTGTCTATTATATTCAATACAAGTTTCCCACTAACATCACATATAGCAACAACTTACTTgcagattaaagatctaaattttaaaaactgaaactattagacTAGTATGGGATGCTCTATGTACTATGTTGCTTTAtgtctcatttttaattgaacatCAAGGGACTACAGTATTTAAATTATAAACTCTGCCAATACCTTTATCTAGATGCTTGTTGTCACTTTTGTCTTTTATGAAATTTTTGTTGCCAAGAAAGGCAGGATTACATTTTTCTCTTCTAGATTGAGTTGGTGTAGTATATCATTGGTTATCAAAATACTCATAGCTTTGGGACTTTGAAATGGTAAATATTCACAATTTGTGAAAAAACCATGACTCATAACTGTATGATCTTAATTATAAAAGAATGGATGCTTAATTGTTTAAATATGCAAATAGGACCTAGAAAGGACACATCAAAAGGTAAACTGACTAtggataactttttctttttttgcttcttgTGTTTTTTGGTTTCCTATTATGCACACgttaacttttaagaaatgttatttttaaaaccttaaaaagCATGGGACGAAAGGGAGAAGTTGTATAACCTCTGGACAGAGGCTACTTTTTAAGAAAGACtacagcctggagaaggaaatggcaacccactccagtattcttgcctggaaaatcccatgaacagaggagcctggtaggctacagtccatggggtcacaaacagtcagacacaactgagtgacaaaaaaaaaagtacagcttCAGAAACCATGAAGGAAAAGCTTGACAGATAAAGCCccagaaacattaaaaattgtgtttaatGAATGGTTCCGTAAACAGACTACCAGACAGGTACTCTGACAACCAGGAGAAGATGTTCACAACTCTTACCAAAAAGAGTTAAAATCCCCCCCAAATGCCTACAAATAATTAGAAGAAGACAATGCAATAGGAAAATAAGGATACgattcagagaaggaaattgcaaaaacaataaacaaatgagaaGGTGCCCTGGCAGGCCTGTGAGGAAGAACAGATTAAAATGAGACATCATTATTTACTGATCGATTGGCAAAGCAACTTAAGACAAATTACATCAAGGGCTATTAAGAGTGCAGGAAAACTGGCACATTGCCAGTGGGAATATGCGTTGCCTCAGCCTTTGGTGAGAGTAATCAAGCTAAATCTTTAGACATTTTAAAGACACATAAATCTTTGATCTAGTTGTCCAACTTTGGAGAATCTGTCCTACAGACTGTAAGCATCAGGACAGATGAGCAAGGATGTGTACTGAACCCTTGGACCCTTGTAGTCATTAGCAAAAATTAAACATAGCCTCAATTGCCTGTTTATGGAGCACATTTGAATAAATTTTATGATGTATTCtactggaatgagaagtcaagtgggccttaggaagcatcactatgaacaaagctagtggaggtgatagaattcaagttgagatatttcaaatcctaaaagatgatactgttaaagtgctgcactcaatatactagcaaatttggaaaactcagcagtgaccacaggactggaaaaggtcagttttcattccaatcccagagaaaggcaatgccaaagaatgctcaaactactgcaccattgcactcatctcacatgctagtaaagtaatgctcaaaattcaacaagccaggcttcaacagtatgtgaactgtgaatttccagatgttcaagctggatttagaaaaggcagaggaaccagagatcaaattgccagcatccactggatcatcgaaaaagcaaaagagttccagaaaaacatctgcttctgctttattgactatgccaaagcctttgactgtgtggatcacgacaaattTTCCACAaactgtgtggaaaattctgaaagaggtgggaataccagaccatgcctcctgcctcctgagaaatctgtatgcaggtcaagaagcaacagttagaactggacatggaacaacagtactggttccaaatagggaaaggagtatgtcaatgctgtatattgtcaccctgcttatttaacttataatggagagtacatcatgagaaacgctgggctggaggaagcacaagctggaatcaagattgccgggagaaatatcaataacctcagatatgcagatgacaccacccttattggcagaaagcaaagaagagctaaggagcctcttaatgaaacaggagtgtgaaaaagtcggcttaaaactcaacattcagaaaactaacatcatggcatctggtcccatcactttatggcaaatagatggggaaacaatggaaacagtgagagactttatttttttgggctccaaaatcactgcagatggtgactgcagccatgaaattaaaagacacttgctccttggaagaaaagttatgaccaacctagacagcatattaaaaaacagagacattactttgtcaacaaaggtccttctagtcaaagctttggttttgggcggtgggaggagggatggggaatacatgtaaatccttgtcaatgtatggcaaaaaccactacaatattgtaaagtaattagcctccaactaataaaaataaatgggaaaaaaaaaaaaaaaaaaaactttggtttttccagtagtcatgtatggatatgagagttggactataaagaaagctgagtgctgaagaattgatgcttttgaactgtggtgttgaagaagactcttgagagtcccttggactgcaaggagatccaaccagtccatcctaaaggaaatcagtcctgaatattcattggaaggactgatcctgaagctccaatactttggtcacctgatgttgaaaactgactcatttgaaaagaccctgatgttgggaaagattgaaggcaggaggaaaagaggacgacagaggataagatggttggatggcatcaccgactcaatggacatgagtttgagtaagctccgggagctggtgatggacagagaagcctggcgtgccgcagtccatggggtcgcaaagagtcagacatgactgagtgactgaactgaacagaatattATGCTGTTAACAAGAATGAGTTTGCTGCATGTATtgatatactgtcaccctgaaaGATATCCGGGATATATCATTAAATGataaaatggggacttccctggcagtccagtggttaagacctccttccaattcagggagtgtggattcagtctctggtggggaagctaagatcccatgtgccttgtgccaaaaaaaaccaaaacataaaacaagtaaTATtctaacaaactcaataaagactttaaaaaatggtccacatttaaaaaatctttataacGTGAATGTGAATCtacttttataaaaaagaaactcCATATTTATAGGTAGATTGCAGTCTATCGCTCTGAAGAGAAAAAGATGTGGCATGATTACCTGACACCGTTAACAGTTTTCTTAGGCAAGTAAGAGATGGCAAGGGGGTAGACGCAGAGGGGAAGATGAGCTTTTTCTTGGCCATGCTTTGTGTTAATAAAGTCATTAGAACATCCCTATTCAGCAACAAGAGCATGTAAAGGGTGCTTACGACATGCTGAGCATTGTTCTAAGAACTCTGTATGCTTTTTCAGTTGTCACAGCAACCCTGTGCGGTAAACAGAATTAATATCATTAGGGATGGGAAGATTGAGGCACAGAAACTTTAAGCAAGTTACCCAAATTTACCTCTTAAATGGTGAAGCTGGAATAACTTGAAAATATAGAGAGAAATCCACACAACAACATGCAGGGCGTGGGGAAGAGTACGAGAGAAAGGAAGTTTACCACCACCATCCTCCTGAAACTGGAGCTACAATTTCATACCTTCCTAACTCTTTAAAAGCAGTGACTGTGGGTGGACTGAGGAGAGTACACCTGCAACTTCTTATAGTATTGTTTGAAGAAAATTATGGCACCTGTAAGCCTTTGGCTCTCTCCCTGATTTCAGCATTAACCACACTTGGCATAGGCATCTCCCATTGGCTTAAACTCAGTCATGTGTAAGCTTTAGGTTCCcgcttgtcaaaaaaaaaaaggattcccaAGCTTGGCCTGGCCTTTTGGACTCCATAAACTCAGATTCCGTGGGGTATAAATTTGGTTAGGATTTAAATGCTACAGAAGTGATTTAGTTTCTTCTGATATAGCCcgggaaaatgaaaaggaattccTGAGGTTGCTTCAAcaaattcccacctgatttcttATCAACTCATGGACTGAACACTACTGAGAGCAACGTAAGTATATGAAACTCTAACATGCGTTTTCTTTGTGATTTGTCTTTGCATTAGTCATATCAGTTTACTAAATACTGCTTTGTCAGTTTTTATTCTCTTGGCTTACTTCTTAcctacatatgtatattttaatttttaagtatatatatatatagtttcacTTCTTACCAACATAACAGACATTTTATAAGTAGTAAAACATAAAGGTGATTCTCAGGAAATGAGAAAGTCAAGATATCTATCTCTTACTTTCAAAGAGCTTACATCTACTAACTACAGTACAGCCATGCCTGttaccttcaaaaaaaaaaaaaaagacgagatTCAAACAGGAAGAATATATTCACAAAAAATATAACCAATAGAGTtcaaaatctgaaatatatagatttcttaaaaacaaccCAGTAGAAAAATGGTCAGAGGGTATAAATGGGCAATCAATAGAACAGTTGTGCATCTTTGCTGGAGGTAAGGGTAAAGCAAGAGATAAGCCCACCTCTCTAATTTTCAGGTCATTTTTCATGGCCAAATCTGAGTTTTTTTGGACTTAGAGGGCTCAGTTTCCCTTCCTGCCATTTAACTAGCTACACAAGCTTGACTTTATCAGAATTTACTCAAAGAAAGGCATAAGGCACATACACAAGTAACTAACAGAGGAAAACTGTTCACTTCAGGGCCAGCCCCTCAGGAAAGGCCTTGAGAAGGAGCTGCATTTGAGCTGAGTCTTGGAAGACAAATGGGGTTATTATCAGTACCTCTAATTTACCATTCAGTTTTGCTTGTCCTGCACGTGATTAACCCATCTGCTAGAAGCGACTATGTAACACAGCTAAGCACATCTTGTTAATGCCTCTCTCTCCCTGCACCAGTTCCTTTTCAGGTCTCAATCCCTAAGCAATATGATCCCAGTTCATCCTCATTTCTGTGTCCTCACCATCCTGCACCTTCTATTTCCACTCTACATTCACACCAGCCAGCCTTCTTTCCCCACCTTGAAATGCTAATGTTCTCACTGACCCAGCCTCTCCACCTTGGTTTACTGAGCACTTAGGATGCACCTGGCACCTCTCTAGGCATTTGGGATACATCAACATATCAACACAAAACAAatctttgccatttcctactccagaggatcttccctactcagggattgaagctgtatctcctgcattggcaggcggattctttaccactacaccacctagGAAGCTTAATACTAGTTATACAAGATCTAAATCTTCCCATTTTCCCTCACTAGCTcccccaacatttttttttttttttgtctaagtTACACATAGACACAGAACATTCTATAGGATTGGAGAATGGGGAAATAGTTCTTGTCCTAGTATTTCAAGAGGGGTATTTATGTCCTCCAGACAGCTGAGGAACATAGACACAGAACATTCTATAGGATTGGAGAATGGGGAAATAGTTCTTGTCCTAGTATTTCAAGAGGGGTATTTATGTCCTCCAGACAGCTGAGGAACAAATGACCTAGAGGGAAACAGCCACTAATCTGCATGCAGGAAGCCTTGTCAGCCAAGCCCTACCCCTTAGGCCCTGAAACCTTGGGTGGGCTTCCAGTCCCCAGCTCAGCCCTTTTCTCTTGGGCACCTAACTAGTCTCTCAACTCCAGAAGCAATGTCTTCCCTCACCCACTTACTTTTAGCAAGATGaggttgtgtgtttgtgtgtgtgttttcagaagGTAGAACTAGGTTCATAGGGAAGGAAATTACAAAAAGTTAGAATTCTACCTTCTAGGAAGGAAATAGATATCTATATTTTAGCTTATCATCCAACCTCAGAGCAAGGCTGTCTGGAAAACAGGGATTCGAGACCCAGCAGGTGTTGCAGCTGGTCCAGTATGTGTGAGAGGCCATCCACACATTAGATTCAAGTTGTGGTGATATCCAAGGTCCCCCTACAGTTGACAGTGGAGAAGGGAGGCTCTGTCACTCAACGAGCACCCAGATCAGGTTTGCCCACTCCACGGGTCACAGTCTGAAAACTCTCCTGGCCCAGCAGCCTGGAGCTGGGTCTGATGTCCATCAAACAAAAGGGAGCAGCTTCCCCAGCTCAAGCACCCCCATCGCCAGATCTTCCAATTTTCCTTCAGGAGTTgggaacctggagaaggaaatggcaacgcactccagtatccttgctcgggaaatcccatggggagTCTGGTGTGCAACGGCCCATGGGAGTACAAAAGGGCTgcacacggcttagtgactaaacaacaataaatggcAGTTCTAgccaatgtatgagaaaaacttgTAAGGAATTGGGGGTTGGGGCTGAAGCCCAAATCCTATTGTTTACAGATGTGAATGTCTATTtagaaaagccaaaataaacgcaagcaaatatttaaactaaaaaaaaagttgggaACCCACATATTTAAGTGAAATTGcctatatgtattttaaatgttagcaACTTAttccaaaagattttaaatactATTAAAGTTAAACAGGGTGTGCAAGTGGGCCAATTTGGTCTCTGACGGCTGATTCTGACCCCAGAGGGAAGGAACCATTTGCTTCCGAGGTCAATTATTTCCTAACGGCCCACCATAGTTTCTGGGGGCGGGGAGCCTCTCCTCTCCCGGCACCTGCCAGGGCTCATCCAGCTATCCTAATGCCTCCCTGTTTCCAGTTTTAAGCCGAGGAAGAAAACTACAAGCTCCTGCAGAGGAACGAGGGCTGGGGACAGCAAGGCTCCTGGTTGGGGCGCGGGGGGCGGACACTCACCAGCCATGGCTCGGGCGGCGCTGATTGGCTGGTCTGCTGGTTGCCCGGGTGACTCaagctggggaggggtgggaggcaaGGTCCTCAGGCTGCTTAGCGAGCTGCCACCTGGAACGGTCACCGGTGCTGCCCGCCGCCTAGCGCCGGCTACTTTATACCCAGTCTGGCTGGCCCGGCCCATAAACTAGCCAGCAAAGGCGGAGCCGCCGCTCAGGCCCTGGGGTGCAGGGCGGAGCACGCCTTTGCTGAGGTTCTAGGAAGAACTGGCAGTCTGAGTGCAGGTATAAGGACCCATGTGGAAGAAGGGTTCCTAGGGGATAGGGCGTAAGGAACCCATGGGTCTGGGTGGGTGTGGGAGGCATGTCCTCTGGACCCTGTTCTGAAACCACCTTGGGACAAAAGGAGGAAGTGTCCGGGGTTCCGTTGGGCGCGCTATCCAGGCTTCTCCTGGCTCCGGGAAATGGCTCTGAATTGGAATGGGCCGGCCAGAGAGAGGAGTGCAGTTCTTTAGACTCAGATTCGCTGAGTCACTGTGACTAGACTTAGGTTTCGAGGGCTGAGATGACCTGGGAGACTTGCTTCTAGAGAAATGAATTTGTTCGTGCTCTTGCAAGGTTCACATTTTGCACTTGGTGAGGCCGGGGACGGGGGGTCCCCTAGAATGCACTGCCCGGGTACAAACCCCTTCTCATAATCTGGAGAAGACCTTTTTTTCCTGAAGACCTAGTCCAAGGCTTGTTATCATCGTCAGGGGAAGCATTTAAAGACTAGCCAAGACACATAAAAATGGAGTGCTTTTTACCCAAAGTCCTACTTTGGACAATTGATGATCGAAACAGAGCAAAAGTTTTGAGTTTTTAAGATTCTCAAAGTTACAGTAAAGTCTTCATCCTACAGAAGGAAGGCACTGTCAAGAggctaaggaaaaagaaataggacTTTAAAATACTAACACAGATGTCAGgcaagtgtatgctcctcggttctttgtctcgtcacaacaaaaatttgtgaGTGActgacattaaagccccttggcgggtcacagctctcagaagacagaccatgttatagctcttaaataaatcagtgttacagctcaatttatttagataatagcaggaaaatccatcttcgaggtgtGAGGGCACGTCCACCCAAAGATGCGAAGAGAAGAGCACCCACCCCATTgggcgggagagagagagagaagagggctttggctccacTTTTTATGTGTTTCTCTGTCCCAGGACCTGTCTTacgtaaattgggccagccaggagtgttgtttgttttacctgaggttctcactccggtcctcggaccttcctttgttctattttcgcaggcttttcccttccaggtcttttagccactgccattctggactccttttccctattctaactacctaacataaccttcagagggacttccctggtgatccagtggctggaTCACACTGTTCCATTGTGGTAtgcacgggttggatccctggtctgggaactggatTCCACATGTTAGCGCTGTGCTGGTGGAAAGAAAAAAGTGTAACTGTCAGAAAATTTACAGGTGAAATTAAGAAGACTCAGAGGGAAGAAAGATGGGAAGCGCACTAGGGGAGGAAGCAAAATTTAAGGGGGTGAGAAAACTCAAGAAGTAATCAAGATAACTTTTTAGTgcaatttattaaaaatgcatttgaaggCAAAAAgcttgaaaagatgaaaaattaaaatgttgaatAAAGATGGGCTTAGTACTTTTACCAAGTCAAGCCATGTTGCACCTAAAGCAAAAGGAAGAGTTAGTTGAAACagattgttttgtttaaaaacaacATTCAGTCAAGTAAGTTTTAAAGCTCTTACTAGCTTTATTCAACAATTCAGGAATCCAGCAGCATTCAAGACTTAGCAGACAGAAAGGAGTTCTGAGGAGCTGTCCAAATTGAAGAATTTTCTAGGTGAAAGGAAGCAGGAACAAGAAGTTATACGAGGCAAAAGATGGGTTAATTATTGCAAGGTTACTTTCCTTTAAGGGCTGGCAGGAATGTCTCAGGCAGATTATCCAAGATTCCAGGTTGACTAAATTTAAGAGTCCATTTCTGTGAGAACCAAAACTAATTAAGTTGAGGTTTAgtgacagtcagacatgactgagcgacttcactttcacttttatgcattggagaaggcaatggcaacccactccagtgttcttgcctggagaatctcagggatgggggagcctggtgggcttctgtctacggggtcgcagagtcggatacgactgaagtgacttagcagtagcagtgacCTGAAACAGCCTAGGC from Muntiacus reevesi chromosome 2, mMunRee1.1, whole genome shotgun sequence harbors:
- the NQO1 gene encoding NAD(P)H dehydrogenase [quinone] 1; this encodes MGRASQTGYKVAGARRRAAPVTVPGGSSLSSLRTLPPTPPQLESPGQPADQPISAARAMAVRKALIVLAHSERTSFNYAMKEAAIEALKRKGWEVTVSDLYAMNFNPVISRKDITGKLKDPGNFQYPAETVLAYKEGRLSPDIVAEQKKLEAADLVIFQFPLQWFGVPAILKGWFERVLIGEFAYTYAAMYDKGPFRNKKAVLSITTGGSGPMYSLQGIHGDMNIILWPIQSGTLHFCGFQVLEPQLTYSIGHTPEDARVQILEGWKKRLENIWDEMPLYFAPSSFFDLNFQAGFLMKKEVQDEQKSKKCGLSVGHHLGKSIPMDNQIKAIK